A window of the Lolium perenne isolate Kyuss_39 chromosome 7, Kyuss_2.0, whole genome shotgun sequence genome harbors these coding sequences:
- the LOC127317839 gene encoding pentatricopeptide repeat-containing protein At3g18110, chloroplastic yields MPLMAVSSPPFSFPSTRHLRRATTAAAASSASDDFDYPLADPSIRWPNLRFPHLPAPRFPVADTAPPPTPARPSREREPAKDSSAPSASAPAAASAVEPLDARAHRARVKKLSKLALRQARDWRERVSELAGRLLALPPGAPVAEALDDAWVSPDELAYVVRAVGASSWRRALDAFEWLVASGAAGPGPRVVAVVLGVLGRARQDELAEGVFLRFVGEGATVQVFNAMMGVYARSGRFDDVRQLLDAMRGQGIEPDLVSFNTLINARAKSGSFAPGAAADLLLQVRQAGLRPDVITYNTLISACSQGSVLDDAVAVFQDMMDSQCRPDLWTYNAMVSVHGRCGTAQAAERMFVELLQKGFKPDAVTYNSLLHAFAKEGDVDAVERVCEELLKAGFNKDGITYNTMIHMYGKMGRLDLALGLYDEMRAIGCTPDAVTYTVLIDSLGKMDRITDAGKVLEEMADAGLKPTLVTFSALICAYAKGGRQDEAERTFDRMVASGVKPDRLAYLVMLDIIARSGETKKLMLMYRAMMKDGYRPDATLYQVMLSALAKGNECEEIEGVMQDMEVVCQMNPQLVYSILIKADCISQGATLLKKACLQGHEPDSKSLLSILDAYETMGKHEEGLSLLQCIREYVPSSHNLISECSIMLLCKKKKIAAAIQEYNSMQTLKCGSFGRDCNLYEHLITCLEEAEFFPESSQVFCDMQFIGVKPSQKIYESMISTYCKLGFPETAHQLMDEAIHSGIWLNTLSSRITIIEAYGKAKLWQHGENFMKGLKQESGVDRRIWNALIHAYAESGLYEQARAVFDSMIKKGPLPTVDSVNGMMRALIIDGRLNELYVIVQELQDMGFKISKSTVILMLEAFANAGDVFEVMKIYNGMKEAGYLPNMHIYRSMISLLCRNKRFRDVELMVEEMEGAGFKPDLAILNTLLLMYTGNGDFDKTVELYHSILEAGLEPDEDTYNTLIVMYSRDRRPEEGFTLLNEMGRRGLTPRLESYKSLLVASGKAKLWEQGEQLFEEIKSKGYRLNRSLYHTMMKMYRDSCNHSKAEQLLAAMKEDSIEPTIATMHILMTSYGTAGHPDEAEKVLNSLKSSSLEVSTLPYSTVFDAYLKNGEYNLGITKLMEMKTDGIQPDHQVWTCFIRAASLCERTDDAILLLNSLRDCGFDLPIRLLTERTSSLLTEADNFLKELEALEDSAALNFVNALEDLLWAFERRSTASYIFQLAVNRSIYHHNVFRVIEKDWGADVRKLSAGAALIALTLWLDHMQDASLQGSPESPKSIVLVTGEGEYNMVSLRKTIRAYLLEMGSPFLPCRNRSGRFVAKSYSLKMWLKDSPFCMDLELKDAPALPKMNSIKLTEGYFMRAGLVSTFKDIHGKLGEVWPKKFSRLALLSEESRAEVIKADIQGRKEKLERMKKQGLVISRKSKKGTRRARFVREQSTQAVLK; encoded by the exons ATGCCGCTCATGGCCGTCTCCTCCCCACCCTTCTCCTTCCCCTCAACGCGCCACCTCCGTCGCGCAACCACCGCCGCCGCAGCGTCCTCCGCCAGCGACGACTTCGACTACCCCCTCGCCGACCCCTCCATCCGCTGGCCCAACCTCCGCTTCCCGCACCTCCCCGCGCCCCGCTTCCCCGTCGCCGACACCGCTCCTCCTCCTACCCCGGCGCGGCCATCCCGCGAGAGGGAGCCCGCCAAGGATTCCTCCGCGCCCTCCGCctccgcccccgccgccgcctccgccgtcgAGCCGCTGGACGCGCGCGCGCACCGCGCGAGGGTGAAGAAGCTGAGCAAGCTCGCGCTGCGCCAGGCGCGGGACTGGCGGGAGCGCGTCTCCGAGCTGGCGGGCCGGCTCCTGGCGCTGCCCCCCGGCGCGCCCGTCGCGGAGGCGCTCGACGACGCGTGGGTGTCCCCCGACGAGCTCGCCTACGTCGTGCGCGCGGTCGGCGCGTCCTCCTGGCGCCGCGCGCTCGACGCCTTCGAGTGGCTCGTGGCGAGCGGCGCCGCCGGCCCGGGCCCGCGCGTGGTCGCCGTCGTGCTCGGAGTCCTCGGCCGCGCTCGCCAGGACGAGCTCGCGGAGGGGGTCTTCCTCCGCTTCGTGGGCGAGGGCGCCACCGTGCAGGTGTTCAACGCCATGATGGGCGTCTACGCCCGCTCTGGCCGCTTCGACGACGTCCGGCAGCTGCTTGACGCAATGCGCGGCCAGGGGATTGAGCCCGACCTTGTTAGCTTCAACACGCTGATCAACGCCAGAGCCAAGTCTGGGAGCTTCGCCCCCGGCGCAGCCGCTGATCTCCTGCTCCAGGTCCGGCAGGCCGGGCTGAGGCCGGATGTTATCACTTACAACACCCTCATCAGTGCCTGCTCGCAAGGTTCCGTTCTGGACGATGCGGTGGCGGTGTTTCAGGATATGATGGATTCACAGTGCCGGCCTGATTTGTGGACGTACAATGCCATGGTGTCGGTTCATGGCCGGTGCGGGACGGCACAGGCGGCTGAGCGGATGTTTGTGGAGCTGCTACAGAAGGGCTTTAAGCCGGATGCAGTTACTTATAATTCTCTCCTTCATGCTTTTGCCAAGGAAGGAGATGTCGACGCGGTCGAGCGGGTCTGTGAGGAATTGCTCAAGGCTGGGTTCAACAAGGATGGGATAACTTACAATACGATGATCCATATGTACGGAAAGATGGGCAGGCTGGACTTGGCACTTGGTTTGTACGATGAGATGAGGGCTATAGGCTGTACTCCAGATGCTGTTACTTATACTGTCTTGATTGATTCCTTGGGGAAGATGGATAGGATTACTGATGCAGGGAAGGTGCTGGAGGAGATGGCTGATGCAGGACTAAAACCAACGCTGGTAACTTTCAGTGCCTTGATATGTGCGTATGCCAAAGGTGGGAGGCAGGACGAGGCGGAGCGGACATTTGATCGTATGGTTGCATCAGGTGTCAAACCTGATCGTTTAGCCTATTTGGTTATGCTGGACATTATCGCAAGGTCTGGTGAGACGAAAAAACTGATGCTTATGTATCGGGCAATGATGAAGGATGGTTATAGACCAGATGCCACCTTGTATCAGGTCATGCTTTCTGCACTTGCAAAAGGAAATGAATGTGAGGAGATTGAAGGAGTCATGCAAGACATGGAGGTTGTTTGTCAAATGAATCCGCAACTGGTATATAGTATACTCATCAAGGCAGATTGCATTTCTCAGGGTGCTACACTGTTAAAGAAGGCATGCCTACAGGGACACGAGCCTGACAGTAAGAGTTTACTGTCCATTTTGGATGCATATGAAACGATGGGGAAGCATGAAGAAGGTCTCTCTTTGCTTCAATGCATCCGGGAGTATGTCCCCAGCTCCCATAACTTGATATCTGAATGTTCCATCATGCTTCTGTGCAAAAAGAAGAAGATTGCTGCTGCCATTCAAGAGTACAACAGTATGCAGACATTAAAATGTGGATCTTTTGGCCGAGATTGTAACTTGTACGAGCACTTGATTACATGCCTTGAGGAGGCTGAATTTTTTCCTGAATCTTCTCAGGTGTTCTGCGATATGCAGTTTATCGGTGTAAAGCCTTCCCAGAAGATATACGAGAGTATGATCTCTACATACTGTAAATTGGGCTTCCCAGAAACAGCTCATCAATTGATGGATGAAGCTATACATTCTGGTATTTGGCTAAACACTCTTTCATCTAGAATAACTATAATTGAAGCATATGGGAAGGCAAAACTCTGGCAGCATGGTGAAAATTTCATGAAAGGACTGAAGCAAGAGTCAGGTGTTGACAGACGGATTTGGAATGCGTTGATACATGCCTATGCCGAGAGTGGCCTTTATGAGCAAGCGAGGGCAGTCTTTGACAGTATGATTAAAAAGGGCCCTCTACCAACTGTTGATTCAGTTAATGGAATGATGAGAGCATTGATTATAGATGGCAGGCTGAATGAGTTGTATGTGATTGTTCAGGAGCTTCAAGACATGGGTTTCAAGATTAGCAAAAGCACAGTAATCCTTATGCTTGAAGCCTTTGCAAATGCCGGAGATGTATTTGAGGTAATGAAAATATATAATGGAATGAAGGAAGCAGGATACCTGCCAAATATGCACATCTACAGAAGTATGATTTCCTTGCTCTGCCGTAATAAACGATTCAGGGATGTTGAATTGATGGTTGAGGAGATGGAGGGAGCAGGATTCAAGCCAGATCTAGCCATACTTAATACCCTTCTTTTGATGTATACTGGGAATGGAGACTTTGACAAGACAGTAGAATTATACCATAGTATTCTGGAAGCTGGCTTAGAGCCTGATGAGGATACATATAACACATTGATAGTCATGTACAGTAGAGACCGGAGGCCTGAAGAAGGTTTTACTCTCTTGAATGAGATGGGTAGACGAGGTTTGACACCCAGGTTAGAATCCTATAAAAGCTTGCTTGTGGCATCTGGAAAAGCAAAACTCTGGGAGCAAGGTGAACAGCTTTTTGAAGAAATAAAATCAAAGGGTTATCGATTAAATCGATCTTTGTATCATACGATGATGAAAATGTACAGGGATTCCTGCAACCATTCCAAAGCCGAGCAACTACTAGCAGCTATGAAAGAGGACAGCATCGAACCAACAATTGCCACCATGCACATCCTTATGACTTCTTATGGGACTGCAGGGCACCCAGACGAAGCTGAGAAAGTACTGAACAGCTTGAAATCTTCCAGTTTGGAAGTCAGCACTTTACCATACAGTACTGTTTTTGATGCTTACCTGAAAAATGGTGAATACAATCTTGGAATCACAAAGCTAATGGAAATGAAAACAGATGGTATACAACCTGATCATCAAGTTTGGACATGTTTCATTAGGGCCGCTAGTTTGTGCGAGCGAACTGATGATGCCATTCTTCTCCTAAACTCTTTACGGGATTGTGGATTTGATCTTCCCATTAG GCTCCTGACTGAGAGGACTTCATCTCTATTAACTGAGGCTGACAATTTTCTTAAAGAACTCGAGGCTCTAGAAGATTCTGCTGCTCTGAACTTTGTAAATGCACTAGAAGACCTGTTGTGGGCATTTGAACGTCGATCAACTGCTTCATACATTTTCCAGTTGGCGGTGAACAGAAGCATATACCATCATAATGTCTTTCG GGTGATAGAAAAAGATTGGGGAGCTGACGTCCGGAAGTTGTCTGCTGGGGCTGCACTTATCGCTCTAACACTATGGCTTGATCACATGCAA GATGCTTCACTCCAAGGTTCACCAGAATCTCCCAAATCTATTGTACTGGTCACAGGGGAGGGGGAATATAACATGGTATCCTTGCGTAAAACCATAAGAGCTTACCTTTTGGAAATGGGCTCCCCTTTCTTGCCATGTAGAAATCGATCAGGTCGCTTTGTGGCAAAGTCTTACTCTCTTAAGATGTGGCTGAAAGATTCTCCTTTCTGCATGGATCTTGAGTTGAAAGACGCCCCAGCTCTTCCAAAAATGAACTCAATTAAGCTCACTGAAGGGTACTTCATGAGAGCTGGTCTTGTATCCACATTTAAAGATATACACGGCAAACTTGGGGAAGTATGGCCAAAGAAATTCTCTAGATTAGCTCTGTTGTCAGAAGAAAGCAGGGCCGAAGTTATTAAGGCTGATATACAAGGAAGGAAAGAAAAACtggagagaatgaaaaaacagggTCTTGTCATATCAAGAAAATCTAAAAAAGGAACACGGAGAGCAAGATTTGTTAGAGAACAAAGCACACAGGCAGTTCTGAAGTAG
- the LOC127316132 gene encoding pentatricopeptide repeat-containing protein At4g33170-like, whose protein sequence is MGGQTQTLVKGVRSRFVTRSPPRASSSARDHHLFAVAARVLRLEASSSSSTTYLWNRLLGLFSRNGPPALARRLFDAMPERDTVSYNTHIGRLSRSGSAAEGARAYSRMLREDGGVRPDGTTLSVLLALPCAGASHGLVRQVHSHAVRLGLCSNAFVGTALVRAYEQRGDTGATTAVFQEVVEPDAVCWNVMTDACTRRGSLPRAVEMLSRMRRAGGVTDGFTLASFLKACCSREDNISLGLQLHTWACKIGVDSETAICNALITMYLKCGAETNSAAQVFQRTSEPNIITWTSMISGYVQNGLAVEAVSFYKEMVKAGERENDYCFTSVLSAFGALASLEHGKMAHSRVMKSVFCSDTIVGNALLDMYFKCGSSSDAGLVFHTMQVHDVVSWTTMIVGFGRHGEARKAVLCFREMVHDGFRPDGVTFLAVLSACSQGDLVDEGLAVFRSMVEDHHVKPQRKHCACLVDLLGHAGRLKEAETLITAMGLEMDSLAWESLLGACGLHGEVELGKRSAGKVMELEPWNYGPYVLLSNMYAEQCQWREKEVLRERLDGSNVRKGAGHSWFSVSEAS, encoded by the coding sequence ATGGGAGGCCAGACGCAGACGCTGGTGAAAGGCGTCCGCTCCCGATTCGTGACCCGctcgccgccgcgcgcctcctccAGTGCACGCGACCACCACCTCTTCGCTGTCGCCGCGCGCGTCCTAAGGCTAgaggcctcctcctcttcctccaccacctaCCTATGGAACAGGCTGCTGGGCCTCTTCTCCCGCAATGGCCCGCCCGCCCTCGCCCGCAGGCTGTTCGACGCAATGCCCGAGCGGGACACCGTCTCCTACAACACCCACATTGGGCGCCTCTCCCGCTCGGGCTCCGCCGCCGAGGGCGCCCGCGCCTACTCGCGCATGCTACGCGAGGACGGCGGCGTGCGGCCTGACGGTACCACCCTTTCAGTTCTCCTCGCGCTGCCGTGCGCTGGGGCGAGCCATGGCCTCGTCCGGCAAGTGCACTCCCACGCGGTGCGGCTCGGGCTCTGCTCGAATGCGTTCGTGGGAACAGCTCTGGTGCGCGCATATGAGCAGCGGGGGGACACGGGCGCCACCACCGCCGTGTTTCAGGAGGTTGTCGAGCCAGACGCCGTGTGCTGGAATGTGATGACCGATGCATGCACGCGGCGCGGGAGCCTGCCGCGTGCTGTGGAGATGCTGTCGAGGATGCGCAGGGCTGGAGGCGTTACCGACGGGTTCACGCTGGCGAGCTTCTTGAAGGCGTGTTGTTCGCGTGAGGACAATATCAGCCTCGGCTTGCAGCTCCATACATGGGCCTGTAAGATTGGGGTTGACTCAGAGACGGCCATCTGCAATGCTCTTATCACCATGTACCTGAAATGTGGCGCAGAGACTAATTCAGCTGCCCAAGTCTTCCAAAGAACATCCGAGCCCAACATAATCACTTGGACGTCTATGATTTCTGGGTACGTTCAGAACGGCCTTGCTGTGGAAGCAGTGAGCTTCTACAAAGAGATGGTGAAGGCTGGGGAAAGGGAGAATGACTACTGCTTCACCTCGGTGCTCTCGGCATTTGGCGCCCTTGCAAGCCTTGAGCATGGAAAGATGGCGCATTCTCGTGTCATGAAGTCGGTGTTTTGCTCGGACACAATTGTCGGGAACGCCCTCCTTGACATGTACTTCAAGTGTGGCAGCTCGTCGGATGCTGGGCTTGTTTTTCACACGATGCAGGTGCATGATGTGGTGTCGTGGACAACTATGATCGTCGGCTTTGGGCGTCATGGCGAGGCCAGGAAAGCTGTTTTGTGCTTCAGAGAAATGGTTCATGACGGGTTTAGGCCCGATGGTGTCACATTCCTGGCAGTCCTTTCTGCATGTAGCCAAGGGGATCTTGTGGACGAAGGGCTTGCGGTTTTCCGCTCCATGGTTGAGGATCACCATGTTAAGCCACAGAGGAAGCATTGTGCATGCTTGGTTGATCTTCTAGGACACGCTGGGAGGCTAAAAGAAGCAGAGACATTGATTACAGCAATGGGATTGGAAATGGATTCATTGGCATGGGAGTCACTCCTAGGTGCTTGCGGCTTGCATGGAGAAGTCGAGCTGGGGAAGAGGTCAGCAGGGAAGGTCATGGAGCTAGAGCCATGGAATTATGGCCCTTATGTTTTGCTGTCCAATATGTATGCTGAACAATGTCAATGGCGTGAAAAGGAGGTGTTGAGAGAGCGGCTTGATGGCAGTAATGTCAGGAAGGGTGCCGGTCACAGCTGGTTCTCAGTTTCAGAAGCTAGCTGA
- the LOC127316131 gene encoding protein ALP1-like: MFLHIVSHNQRFRVIHNTFRRSTETISRYFQQVLYAIGELRGKMIKPASMNTPTKINNSYRWFPYFRDCIGTIDGTHVTTKVLRSMSAAFRGRKHYTSQNVLAAVDFDMRFTYVLAGCEGLAHDASILSDILSRPDGLQIPDGKFYLGDAGYACRPGILPPFRKTRYHLNEFSAKNRPLNARELFNVRHSSLRVTIERAFAALKNRFKVLDQKPFHTFDNQVKLVLACCILHNSILGWGEDELFEKVVDMSPTYR; the protein is encoded by the exons ATGTTTCTTCATATCGTCAGTCATAACCAGAGGTTCAGAGTCATCCATAACACATTCAGGCGATCCACGGAGACTATCTCTCGGTACTTCCAGCAGGTGTTGTACGCAATTGGGGAGCTCAGAGGTAAAATGATCAAGCCAGCATCAATGAACACACCAACCAAGATCAACAACAGCTATAGGTGGTTCCCCTATTTCAGG GATTGCATTGGGACTATTGATGGTACTCATGTCACTACAAAGGTACTGAGATCAATGTCTGCAGCATTCCGCGGGAGGAAGCACTACACCAGCCAGAACGTGCTAGCAGCTGTGGATTTCGATATGAGGTTCACCTACGTGCTTGCTGGGTGTGAGGGTTTAGCTCATGATGCGAGCATCCTGTCCGACATCTTGTCAAGGCCTGATGGGTTACAAATCCCTGACGGTAAGTTCTACCTTGGAGATGCTGGATATGCATGCCGACCTGGAATTCTACCTCccttcaggaaaacaaggtaTCACCTCAACGAGTTCTCTGCGAAGAATCGACCTCTGAATGCGAGAGAGTTGTTCAATGTCAGACACTCAAGCCTTAGAGTCACCATTGAAAGGGCCTTTGCTGCATTGAAGAACAGGTTCAAGGTCCTTGACCAGAAACCGTTCCACACGTTTGACAATCAGGTAAAGCTGGTCCTTGCTTGCTGCATTCTTCACAACTCGATCCTAGGTTGGGGCGAGGATGAATTATTCGAAAAGGTtgttgatatgtctccgacgtatcgataa
- the LOC127317841 gene encoding pollen receptor-like kinase 3 translates to MGPSPHHLLLFAVAVVLPLVAADEGMTEAEALIHLKKSFSNSSSVSSWLITNNDGGKSPCAPGSHEWHGVVCSNGKVTGLRLSGLQLGGTIDVDALSSFPDLRSVSFASNNFTGPLPSFHRLTALKSMYLSDNKFDGPIHDEFFPNLNHLKKLWLDGNDLSGPIPASVVQAEALIELHLERNSFSGELPPAPPPALKSFDVSDNDLDGVVPEAFKRFDAAGFRGNQYLCFVPNPGQQCKRPDVAPPPGSASGLGDILVLAAVIVSAVVLAVVLCACCCGGGGRVHDYDHANKGDTEDTPPVYMVKQGSSATQRRSTSWLGRRTGSSQGGRHRRSSSAAKVDDGSSGGGVGDLVIVNDCKGVFGLTDLMKASASVIGGGGGGGIGSAYKAVMASGVAVAVKRARDMNRGTRDAFEAEMKRLGAMRHANLLPPLAYHYRRDEKLLVSEYIPKGSLLYVLHGDRGMDYAALDWPTRLKVAAGVARGAAFLHAELAGHEAPHGNLKSSNVLLAPDFEPLLVDFGYSGLVNYTQDSTTMFARRAPECVAGHPVTAKADVYCLGIVLLELLTGKFPSQYLQNAKGGTDLVMWATTALADGYEQDLFDPAMVTASKFALPDMKRLMQIAMECVEADQERRPDMKQAAARVEEAVAAALARVRERQGAGEGDADSRSSHASFVRDESMQRVTSDGERS, encoded by the coding sequence ATGGGCCCTTCTCCCCACCACCTGCTCCTCTTCGCCGTCGCCGTGGTCCTCCCGTTGGTGGCCGCCGACGAGGGCATGACGGAGGCGGAGGCGCTGATCCACCTCAAGAAGTCCTTCTCCAACTCCTCCTCGGTCTCCTCCTGGCTCATCACCAACAACGACGGCGGCAAGTCCCCCTGCGCGCCCGGATCGCACGAGTGGCACGGCGTCGTGTGCAGCAACGGCAAGGTCACGGGCCTCCGCCTCAGCGGGCTCCAGCTCGGCGGCACCATCGACGTCGACGCGCTCTCCAGCTTCCCCGACCTCCGCTCCGTCTCCTTCGCCAGCAACAACTTCACCGGCCCGCTCCCCAGCTTCCACCGCCTCACCGCGCTCAAGTCCATGTACCTCTCCGACAACAAGTTCGACGGCCCCATCCACGACGAGTTCTTCCCCAACCTCAACCACCTCAAGAAGCTCTGGCTCGACGGCAACGATCTCTCGGGCCCCATCCCGGCGTCCGTCGTCCAGGCCGAGGCGCTCATCGAGCTTCACCTCGAGCGCAATAGCTTCTCCGGGGAGCTTCCTCCCGCGCCGCCCCCCGCGCTCAAGTCCTTCGACGTCTCCGACAACGACCTCGACGGCGTAGTTCCGGAGGCCTTCAAGCGGTTCGACGCCGCCGGGTTCCGCGGGAACCAGTACCTCTGCTTCGTGCCGAACCCCGGCCAGCAGTGCAAGCGACCGGATGTCGCGCCACCGCCCGGGTCGGCGTCCGGCCTCGGAGACATCTTGGTTCTCGCCGCGGTGATCGTCTCGGCCGTCGTGTTGGCGGTGGTCCTCTGCGCGTGCTGCTGCGGTGGCGGCGGTCGCGTCCACGACTACGACCACGCCAACAAGGGCGACACGGAGGACACGCCGCCGGTGTACATGGTGAAGCAGGGATCGTCGGCGACGCAGAGGAGGAGCACGTCGTGGCTGGGTAGGAGGACGGGGTCGTCGCAGGGCGGGCGGCACCGGAGGTCGTCATCGGCGGCGAAGGTGGACGACGGGAGCTCCGGGGGCGGCGTCGGCGACCTTGTCATCGTCAACgactgcaagggtgtgttcgggctGACGGACCTGATGAAGGCCTCCGCGTcggtgatcggcggcggcggaggtggcggGATCGGGTCGGCGTACAAGGCGGTGATGGCGAGCGGCGTGGCCGTGGCGGTGAAGCGCGCGCGCGACATGAACCGGGGCACCAGGGACGCCTTCGAGGCCGAGATGAAGCGCCTCGGCGCCATGCGCCACGCCAACCTGCTCCCTCCGCTGGCGTACCACTACCGCCGGGACGAGAAGCTGCTCGTCTCCGAGTACATCCCCAAGGGCAGCCTCCTCTACGTGCTCCACGGCGACCGTGGCATGGACTACGCCGCGCTCGACTGGCCGACGCGGCTCAAGGTGGCCGCGGGGGTAGCGCGCGGCGCGGCATTCctccacgcggagctcgccggacacgaGGCTCCGCACGGGAACCTCAAGTCGTCCAACGTGCTCCTCGCGCCGGACTTCGAGCCGCTGCTCGTCGACTTCGGCTACTCCGGCCTCGTCAACTACACGCAGGACTCGACGACCATGTTCGCTCGCCGCGCGCCCGAGTGCGTGGCGGGACACCCGGTGACCGCCAAGGCGGACGTGTACTGCCTCGGCATCGTCCTCCTCGAGCTACTCACCGGCAAGTTCCCGTCGCAGTACCTCCAAAATGCCAAGGGCGGCACGGACCTCGTCATGTGGGCGACCACAGCGCTGGCCGACGGCTACGAGCAAGACCTGTTCGACCCGGCCATGGTCACGGCGAGCAAGTTCGCACTGCCGGACATGAAGCGGCTGATGCAGATCGCAATGGAGTGCGTCGAGGCGGACCAGGAGAGGCGGCCGGACATGAAACAggccgcggccagggtggaggaggcggtggccgcGGCGCTGGCTAGGGTGAGGGAGAGGCAGGGCGCCGGAGAGGGAGACGCCGACAGCAGAAGCTCGCACGCCTCGTTTGTAAGAGACGAGTCCATGCAGCGGGTCACAAGCGACGGCGAGCGGTCGTAG